The proteins below are encoded in one region of Ereboglobus luteus:
- the bamD gene encoding outer membrane protein assembly factor BamD: protein MSNHTATRLRTLLALALVTLIAAPLGIAADLVWTPETGWKSEGGILTGLTGPDGRNALALMNAARKEEEAGKTKDAIKSYERVGKRYGNSIYAPEAMYRAATLRFERNEFPKAFTDYQTVVSRYPNTTRFNQIIGEQYIIAAAYLNGARSPFLWIFPGFTNREKAIQYFETILFNAPYSEYAPLCLMHIAAGHQRIGNTNESLYALDRLINNYGHSTLTPEAYIKIADIYASLVDGADYDQGATKEAVTYYEDFMILYPNDPHIVQAEKGLRKMKEIMAQSKINIADFYFKKRANYKAARVFYNEAITVFPDSDIAARARKRLEEVEVAAAKATQTPKKRKRNSWVSSEPINDFQLPHMSPIGPIGRMGLMVLSPFEI from the coding sequence ATGTCCAACCACACCGCCACACGCCTCCGCACGCTTCTTGCCCTCGCACTCGTCACCCTCATCGCAGCGCCCCTCGGCATCGCCGCCGACCTCGTGTGGACACCCGAAACCGGTTGGAAATCCGAAGGCGGCATTCTCACCGGACTCACCGGCCCCGATGGACGCAACGCCCTCGCCCTCATGAACGCCGCGCGCAAGGAGGAGGAGGCCGGCAAGACAAAGGACGCCATTAAAAGTTACGAACGCGTTGGCAAACGCTACGGCAATTCCATCTACGCCCCCGAGGCCATGTATCGCGCCGCCACGCTCCGCTTCGAGAGAAACGAATTTCCAAAAGCCTTCACCGACTACCAGACCGTTGTCAGCCGCTACCCCAACACAACCCGCTTCAACCAGATCATCGGCGAGCAATACATAATCGCCGCCGCCTACCTCAACGGCGCCCGCAGCCCATTCCTCTGGATATTCCCCGGCTTCACCAACCGCGAAAAAGCCATCCAGTATTTTGAGACCATCCTCTTCAACGCCCCCTATTCCGAATACGCCCCGCTCTGCCTCATGCACATCGCCGCCGGCCACCAGCGCATCGGCAACACCAACGAATCCCTCTACGCCCTCGACCGCCTCATCAACAACTACGGCCACAGCACCCTCACGCCCGAGGCCTACATTAAAATCGCCGACATCTACGCCTCGCTCGTTGACGGCGCCGACTACGACCAGGGCGCGACCAAGGAAGCCGTCACCTACTACGAGGATTTCATGATCCTCTATCCCAACGACCCCCACATCGTCCAAGCGGAAAAAGGCCTTCGCAAGATGAAGGAAATCATGGCCCAGAGCAAAATTAACATCGCCGACTTCTACTTCAAGAAACGCGCAAACTACAAAGCCGCGCGCGTGTTCTACAACGAAGCCATCACCGTCTTCCCCGATTCCGACATCGCCGCCCGCGCGCGCAAACGCCTGGAGGAAGTCGAAGTCGCCGCCGCCAAGGCCACCCAAACCCCCAAGAAAAGAAAAAGAAATTCCTGGGTATCTTCTGAGCCAATAAACGATTTTCAACTCCCACACATGAGCCCCATCGGTCCTATTGGCCGTATGGGGCTCATGGTTTTGAGCCCCTTTGAAATTTGA
- a CDS encoding beta-ketoacyl-ACP synthase III, whose protein sequence is MPDANASTAASANQTPLEAAIARGAIAILGTGSCAPANIITNNELARRGLNTTDEWIRTRTGISSRHVASEGEATSDFATVAGRRALTDAGLTPADIDLVIVATLTPDLRMPACATLVMQKLGIKNGTPGFDLNAACTGFLYALDTAWAMISSGRYKHALIIGAETISSILDWKDRNTCVLFGDGAGAAVLGKTRARRATFAGLHFSPKRAHTLPPEILGVRLYCTPDTELLRIPVGGSLRPLTPENHAERQHYIQMHGKEVFKIAVREMERAAREILEQHNLGTDQISLVIPHQANHRIIDAIARNLNYTRDRVYVNLDRYGNTSAASIPIALDEARRSGRIHPGDLTLFLAFGAGLTYGSALVRW, encoded by the coding sequence ATGCCCGACGCCAACGCCTCCACCGCCGCCAGCGCCAACCAAACGCCCCTCGAGGCCGCCATCGCCCGCGGAGCCATCGCCATCCTCGGCACCGGCTCCTGCGCACCGGCAAACATCATCACCAACAACGAGCTCGCCCGCCGCGGCCTCAACACCACCGACGAGTGGATACGCACCCGCACCGGCATCTCATCCCGCCACGTCGCATCGGAAGGCGAGGCCACCTCCGACTTCGCCACCGTCGCCGGCCGCCGCGCCCTCACCGACGCCGGGCTCACCCCCGCCGACATCGACCTCGTGATCGTCGCCACCCTCACCCCCGACCTCCGCATGCCCGCCTGCGCCACCCTCGTGATGCAGAAACTCGGCATCAAAAACGGCACCCCCGGCTTCGACCTCAACGCCGCCTGCACCGGCTTCCTCTACGCCCTCGACACCGCCTGGGCCATGATCTCCAGCGGACGCTACAAACACGCCCTCATCATCGGCGCCGAGACAATTTCCTCCATCCTTGACTGGAAGGACCGCAACACCTGCGTGCTCTTCGGCGACGGCGCCGGCGCCGCAGTCCTCGGCAAAACCCGCGCCCGCCGCGCCACCTTCGCCGGCCTGCACTTTTCCCCGAAACGCGCCCACACCCTTCCCCCCGAAATCCTCGGCGTGCGCCTCTACTGCACCCCCGACACCGAACTCCTCCGCATCCCCGTCGGCGGCTCGCTGCGCCCCCTCACCCCGGAAAACCACGCCGAGCGCCAGCACTACATCCAGATGCACGGCAAGGAAGTCTTCAAAATCGCCGTCCGTGAAATGGAGCGCGCCGCGCGCGAAATTTTGGAACAACACAACCTGGGCACCGATCAAATCTCCCTTGTCATTCCGCACCAGGCGAACCACCGCATCATCGATGCCATCGCCAGAAATCTCAACTACACCCGCGACCGCGTTTACGTGAACCTCGACCGCTACGGCAACACCTCCGCCGCCTCCATCCCCATCGCGCTCGACGAGGCGCGCCGCTCCGGACGCATCCACCCAGGTGACCTGACACTTTTTCTCGCATTCGGAGCGGGCTTGACCTATGGCTCCGCTCTTGTTCGCTGGTAA